caatctCCATAACTTCTCGGTACGATACTGTTTCCTTAACTTCTCGATCTTATGGCGGCACTGGATGGAAGCCTTGGGCGCACCATCATTAGCTACACAATCTATCTTTGGGCACTTTGATCCGAGACACCACCgcgagagacagagagagagagagagagatgggctTAGAGAGAGAATAAATTGAGATCTATTGGACTAGTCAATAGAGGAAAGGGTGATGGAGTTGGAGGGGattgatgtgaataatgaagacTCAATTTGACGAAAcaataatgaaaaaataaaaaagagaaaaagagcaaGACACAAGTTTAACGAGGTTCGACAATTTGCCTAATCCTCGAGCGAAATCAATGAAAGTTTCACTAATATGAACGAAAAGATTACAAAGAAATTTCAAGATATCAGTTTTCTATGCCAAGGACTATCCAAAATCTCACCCAGAATAACAATCAACTCTCTTACACTCTTTCCAAACAAAACGGCGAACAAAACCTCAAAGTTGTCAAAGGGTTGCCGCAAAGAGAATAATATGTCTAACTCGTGTTTGTGTGTTCTCTTCTTCCCTAGGGTTTACATCATATAGCCTATTTATATTCTATGGAGGAGTTTAGGTCGTCCCAAAAcctaaaatcactaaaaaacccaaaaccaaatTGGACTGGAATTTGGAAATTCTACAGCTGCCCGATAGCTGTCCAGACACCacttgaggtgtccggacagttaACACAAAAACTGCCTCCGAGATTGATTTAACGTCGACTATCCGGACGGCCACATGTGGTGTCTGGACAGTTGTAATTCTACAGCAACATCATATTCATTTTTCACCATATTTTCAACAATCTCCACCTTGGTGACAAACGAATCAAAGAACTCCGAACCAACAAAACCAAACACAAAAGTAAGAGAGCCGAAAAACCAAAATCCAAGTAACCTCTTCAACTAAGTGAACACTTTCCAACAGTTGACTTCTCCACAAAACCTCCCATTCTCTAGGGACAAAAATTGACCACGTCCAAGACGTCTTTGGACTCTCCAATCGATACAATAACCTCACATATAGTGATAAAAGCCTGTTGACTAACCTCACTTGACTTGACATACATCGCTTTATCAAGTGACTCCGAAGCTATACCTCCCATCAAAGAACCATTGACCTGAATTCTTTGGGAACTCTCAGCCACAAACTAAAGTTGAGCACACGATGGCACTCCAATTGTTTCTCTCATCGGAAGCTCCACCTGCTTTTGAGAATCCGAACGTCTCCTCCAAAACTTCACAAGTTTATGAGACCCCGAAACACCACCTGAAACACCTTTGGTACCAACTGCACCACCTTGAAGAACATAAAGACCACCAATCTTCTTCCCGATCATCACATGCATCAATCCCCTATTGACCTCCAGAACTCCACCTTCAGCGGAATATCGATAGCCAATAGAATCAAGATAACTCAAAGATACAAGATTTTTCTGTAAAGCCAGAACATGACAGACACCATCCAAAGTTCTAAGAGCCCCACCATGCAATTGTATCAGAACTGAGCCTTTTCCGACTATCTTGCAAGGCTTATTGTTGCCCAACAAGACTGTACCACTTTTGATAGACTTGTAGGTAGTAAACAAATCCCTATGAGGGGACACATGAACTGGTACTTCCGAAATCCAGAATCCACTCCTTTTTGGGGAGTACACGTGGACCTATAACAGAAAGAACTTCACACAAATCTTCTTCACCAAGATTTGCTTCAGCATCTGTAGCTTGCTTGCAACCTTTGAGCTTTGGACAATCTGATTTCATATGCCCAAACTGATGACAATAGAAGCActtaacactttttttttagatttaccATAGTCTTTCTTTGAACCACTACCACCCTTAACAAACAACCCTACAGACTGCGAATCACTACCCTCGTCATTCAACTTGGTCCTTAACTCCCTCGAGTTCAACGATGACTCAACATCGACCAATTTGATCAAATCTTGTCCATAAAGTGTGAAATTAACAAATGAACTATACGATGCAGGGAATgaacataataaaataaaagcttCATCCTCCTCGTCTACTTTGACATCAATATTCTTCAACTTCACGACAATCTAATTAAAATTATCAAGGTGTTTGAGTAAAGACATACATGGATCCATCGTAAGAGTATACAACCATTGTTTTAAATACAACCGGTTAGTGAGAGACTTCGTCATATACAAGCTCGCAAGCTTGTCCCACAGCCCTTTGGTTGTCCCTTCGTTTAAGACCTCCTTGAGCACCACATCCGTAAGAGATAATTGGATCACGCTGTGAGCTTTTTCCTCCATCTCTGCTACTTGGTCCTTGGTCAACATGGCTGCCTCTTCCGTATCCAAGATCTTCGCACAACCTTGTTGTCTCAAAAGTGCGTGCATCTTTACACGCCATAGACCAAACCCATTCTCTCCATGAAACTTTGCTACGTCAAATTTAGCAAGAGCCATCGAACCTTTaagctctgataccaatttgtTGTGAATAATAAAGGCTCAATTTGACGAAACAATAATGTggaaacaaaatagagaaaaagagaaagacatAAGTTTAACGAGGTTCAACGAATTGCCTAATCCTCGGGCGAAGTCAATGAAAGTTCCACTAATACGAATGAAAAGATTACAAAGAAATTCCAAGAGATCAGTTCTCTATGCCAAGAACTACCCAAAATCTCACTCGGAATAACAAAACCCCAAAGTCGTCAAAAGGTTGCCGCAAAGAGAATAATATGTCTAACTCTTGTTTGTGTGTTCTCTTCTCTTCTAGGGTTTACAACATATAGCCTATTTATACTGTCTAGAGGAGTTTAGGTTGTCCCAAAACTTAAAACCActaaaaaaacccaaaaccaaatTGGACTGGAATTTGGTAATTCTGCAGCTGTTCGGACAATTAACACAAAAGTTGCCTCCGAGACTGATCTAACGTCGATTGTCCGGACGGCCACATGTGGTGTTCGGACAGTTGCAATTCTACAACAACATCATACTCATTTTTCACCATATTTTCAATAGGGATGGTGGGACAAATGAGGTATTAAAGGTTGACAGTGGAGATTTTGGAAATTGAGAAATTTTGGGAGATTTTagtaaacatcaattttatttgggttttttttcaattttattaaattaaaatggtgtcattttatgttttttggtgGTCAAATAACGGTCAAAAGACAAAAGGACTTGTGATAATATGAAATCAAAGCACAGGGGGTCCAATTCTTACGAATTCAAAACAAGGGGGTGCATGTAGAAATGACCTCAACCACAGAGGGTGTTGGTGACATTTGGCCTAAATGTTGCACTTTCTGTCCATCAACTATGCAAATCTTTGATTACAAAAGAGATTAACAAACCCTAGATCTATGAAAATGGTTAATCATAGTTTAACCAAGACTCTTGTAGGAAAAAAATAACAACAATATAGaacaataaatattttcttcttcgAGCCTTCTTCTTTGTCCATCTCGTTTATAGACCATAACATTCACCAAATTCATGTAACCAGAAATCAATTTAGTCCAAGACGTAGAAGTTTTCCTCAATTTCTCCTCAAAAGCCTCCGACACCCTTGATTCCCACATCAACACACccttttagagtgtgtttggattgagtgatttggagggaagagaagggaaatggagtttccttccaattcccttgtttggatagtttataaaaaattaggGGGAAGGAATTgaagggatttgggaggaagatttcattaaatttttgtcaaaattctttcctcccaaaatggagtcatttagagggaagagattactaattaagttatttataagttaaaaacctattttacccttggacttaacaattaaacataaaaattatggataaactagtaaattaaactacttttcttttctttcctttcttttttttatctatccaaacatgagagaaggaaatgtattttcccttccattctcttctcttcccttctcttccttccctttccctttcccttctcttcccttctcttcccttcccccgaaatccctcaatccaaacacactcttaatgttGGGGATGACATTGGTGGAAAATGGATTTAGTAGAGATGAAGATTCGAGGCATGTTACAATGTCGCTCTCCTTAAGGGTAAATTAGTCCCCCACCAATTCCACAGTATAACGGGTTACCAGCTAATTTCCTTTATAATACAATAAATCTTCCTTTCACTTGCACTTGTACTATTGAAAGTGAAACCTTAAAAGATTGGAAGAACAAGAATGCGAATCCTAATCTGAATCTGAATTTTGATGTTTGTACGGAGCACCAAAATTTTGTGATGCCTTTAGAGAAaagtgtagagagagagagaatgctTGAAATATCAAGTTATGTCTTTGATGCACCCTTTCAAATGAGATACAACTAATTACAAATATGAGTCATGTCCATTCGATAGAGTCAAAACCCATACCCCTTTGGATGAGACATGACCAATCATGAATGTCTTTCTAGTATGGTTATTTCATTGTACTTTAAAATTGAATATGGTGATAGGGTAATCCCACTAGCCTCCTAATATGAATATTATGCAGATGATGTTTTCCTTTGGCAACATTACttttttcactctttttttttttcccctttttgcaCCCCCTTGTCAGAGCCTTATTTTAAATGGCAAAAATTGTCTTTCAAAAGCCTTCATTTCAAAAAAACATGATCTTCTGGACGATTCCTAAcgttttcttttattgtttttgtcatattttttcaaaaaaaatgttgattaaCTAGGGTAAACGACTggtccttttttttgtttgcttttgcttttgggatttttgttttgtcatacttttttaaaaaaaaatgttgattgaCCTGAGTACTTGAGTCCAAATTAAAAAATGTGGTGCAAAAATGACCTCCTTTTTTAACTAAAATTAGTTTTGTTTTAAACAGAATCctaattcaaattaaaaattttgtgtggtttttgtacacataaaaaaaatttatttatcttttaataattttattagagACAATGACATGATTTCATGCTGGTTTCATAATGTGGTAAAACTCATTTATTGAAGGCATAGTTATGGATTTTACATCTCTATTCTCCCACAACTCTTACAAATTCTGTAAATTATAAAACAATGGTTTCAGGAGGAAATATAGAACTACTACACTGAATATATGTTGTAAGTTGTTCCATATACGGTGTAGCCCATGCGGCTGCGCAATCATACCTGTATATAAACCACTGAATGATAATGGGAGGTATTGGATAACCTTCTGTCAAGCCAACTTGGataaagtgattattattaataaaCCCGATTGTGATAGTAACATGTTCATGGTGGAGCCATTGATTACAGTGGCAAAAATGTCAGGCACTGCTCAGAACTAAGAagatgtaatatgacattgCACCTTCaagcaatcaagtgacccatgtcaggcattgtcatccagttctgAAGTGACGCTGGTCTATCTAATTCCCAGAAGTTCAATGAGTTGTAAATAGAACATGCCCtatcataaccaccaaataaaTCAATATACTCTTACCATAATGCCCTTAACTcatcaatcaagttttgccagACGCTGATCCATGCATCCTTGCCAATACCAAGCAACCTTGCAATAGCTTGGAATCcacaatttccatcagcttttaTATCTTTTACGAACgtaatgtaaggatgcaataTAAGTGGGAATTGACTAAGATATACTGCCTATGGTCAACAGAACTTGATCTTAAACTCCTTTGTGTAGGGAATGGTAGAGTATTGTAGAGAGATGAACAATTATGTCTACATGGTTTTTGAGAATGATTCGAATGTCCCTGAGTGTACTCGAGTAGATCCGTCAAATTTCTTATTTAAGGGGGGACGTACTAATGAACAACTGCGTGTACCTGATTCTTGAGAATGATTCAAATGTCCCCAAACAAACTCGAATGTAGACAGATTAGCACGAGTAGATGTGCTTACTTTCTTCTTTGTTAAGGTGTGTCCATAAGTATTTGTCTTAACAACTGGATCAAGAAGTGTAGttattgatggattaattatctccctcaacttTCTTAGTAGACTAACTTTACCAGGCCTTGACTTATGCTTAAACTGTTCTTGGAACATTTGTAGCTTGACATTGCAATCgatatcatcatcttcaagagAAACACATGACAGTAGGTCAAGTTTcttccaaaatttatcaatacaTGCCAGTGGTATTGGATGACCTTCATTCATATACATTGCAAGCTTGTGTGCACATGGTAGTCCATAACTCGTACGAAGTTTACATCCACAAGAGTAGATATCTTCTCCGAGAACTTTAGACCTCTCAAATTCCACCCAAATCAGATTCAGTGCATCAATTGAAACAAAGCCTCGTAATTCTTGGAACTGCTTTATTTTGAGTTGATGTAGGACAATAGTTCTACACTTTTCCAAACTAGCTTGTATTGCTATGAACTGACATTGGAGGAGTTGATGAATAGACGACAGTGCTGACTCCAAGTTTGACTGTGATGTACCCAAATATCATTTCAACTTAGAATGTTGACTCTCAACTCTGTTAGTTGTCTGGTTTCTGAAATGCATATAGGTATCTATCCAGCCGGATAtgaacatctccttatatggcgtcaaccatacatctttaagGTAATTCATGATAGTGGAGTAGCTTTGTAAAATTATCTCATGATTGTATAAATTGTACACATATGCGTTCTCATTCTCTGATTCCAATAATGTGTGCCAAATGGAGTAAAATGCATCCCAAGATTGCTTGTATCGAAATAATTTTTTACAGTTGCCAACAACAACTCTTTTGATGTGCCATCTACATAGCAGTTTCTTCGCCTCGGGGAAAAACTTGGCCGCACGACTTCATCAATGCCAAATCTCTATCGGTAACTATAGCTTTTGGAGTAGGGCATTCATCCATTGTTTACCTCAAACAATTCAGTGCCCAAGTATAACTGTCTTTTTTCTCTGATTGTGAAAATACAAATGCTATGCAAAATGTCATCTTCGTTGAAGTCACACCCATAATCTCAAAAAGAGGCATCCTGAACCTGTTAGTTTTGTACGTCACATCCATCAATAATACATGTGGGAATGCACGCAATATTTCTAACAAGACTGGATGAGCAAAGAATAAATCTCCAAGCTCATTAGTCTAAGCATTGCTTCGATGAAAGAAAACATACTCGTATTGGTATTGACATGAGTTGTTGCACTTGGGATTTACCGGCTTTCTCTGCATTCTTAAACTTTTGAAGAGCAATGTATATAGTTTTAAGGGTGGAAACGTTGTTGGGATCCCTATTCTTTAACGTATACAAGATATTTTGTGGCTTCACCGAATTCTTAGACATATCTACCAATATATCATTTTCAGTAGCATAAAGTCTATCGACGTATAAATGGCCCTCCATAGATAATGTTGTGGAATGGTTATGCGTTCCACATACCAGCcttaccatccaatcatcatatgtcttcaatttcatccctttcactctgaatggacaatctcatttttttttgttccagaTACCCTTGTGGAGGTTTTCATACTTTTATATGTGCCAACATGATcacattgtaacaataatttgtgCCTCCTTTTGAAACCACCAATCTCTGACCTTTTTGTGACAATAACAAATCCCAAATTACGTCCTATCTTTTGAACCCCATTCAATTAACGATTGACGTGAATTGAATACCTGACAAcatattaattttgttagaaattaacTAAATATAGCATatattaatttagttatttatcATACCATATCGATGGAAAATTCATCTGTAACATCAACTACAATATTTTCAACACTTTCTTCTACAAGATCAGGtacttcttcttgttttatttcatctctaataaTATCATCTTGCCAATAATGCAAAATGACTTTAATATCtgcaattaatcaaaataactttagcaaaaataaaaattgatatatttaccttatcactagaaccacttgacaatcttaGATCTTTAGCCCACAACTTCAGATGATCCATTTTTTCTCAACCTTAGATGAGAGAAAGTGATTATAAGCAGAAAATTTAGCAAACACTAGGCTATATTTATAGCAAATATTTCGCACACAAATTAATAGAGTACACATTTCAATTACACATTACGAGTACAAATACCAATATGTCTAACACCATGTGTAATACTGGCAATGGAGTTCTGACACCATGTGCAACACTGGTGATGGAATGAAAAGGTGAGGCTGTTATGAAAGATATCTGacataaacaaacaaagttGAGTGCCGTGTAAAatataacttttatttttttattaaattaagtacatgaatagtgatgtgtgtcaATCCATTGTcagtttatcattattttttttgaaattaagataaaagaaaagcaaaactaaGTTATCAACGTCAGTCAccatttttttaaagttaagATAAAGAACAACATGTATTGGTGATTTGTacgagaaaaagaagaaaaatcaaataaagcTGACAAGCCTCTGACAAGGGAGTATGAGAAGCAAAAATGGGGTGTATATAACAGCACCCTTCCTTTGGTCGTGGGGTCTTAATCATAGAGTAAtgattgtattgtgataatcaataATTTTAAATTGAGTCTTGCATTTTAACTTGCTTTTGCATATCTTGTTTTAATGAAATTGGACCTCTAAAAGGTCAATCCCATAGTTTGTATGGTTATTGCATTAACAATGAAATTTATTCATGAATGCACAAAATACTATGGTTCATAGTTTAAACctcaattccattgttttaaccAACTACAAATATGTTCTAATATCTCATTTCAATGAAATTCGACCTCAAAAGGGTCAATTTCATAGTCTATAATGGAATTTGTTCATGAATGCATAAAACAATATGAATCATATTTGACACCTCGATTCTATTATTttaaaatccattattttttaaagcgcAATCTAAAATCCATTTTTTTCATCcaaaatccttttttttaaaggttaatcaataattcattgtttttagtccataatccattgtttttaaaataCAATCCAGAGTTCATTATTTTTAGTCCAGAATCCATCATTTTTTGAAGTTCatagaatccattgttttttaaaattccattattttcaaaacaacGGAATTAAGAACGCGCATAttacaaaaaattatatttcaaatgGTGGTGTTGTGGACCCAACTTTATGTAGCTCAACCTATCCCAAGTCTATGTGGTAAGCTACCTCAGCAAATGATTatgcaaattaaaaaaaatgactgTAGATCCTAAAATTTGTAATCAATTTGTTATCGTCGATCGAGGCCTATGACAACCCTGCAATATCAAAAAAGGCTGACCGTCAAACTTGGACACTGGTGTGGTGTCGGCCGAACAAGCTCCGATggtcaagtcagtcaacggtGGGAATAtttaagtgagagaagtgaaaggcttttagagagagagaggtactaggtagttgagagagtaaatgaAGAGGAcccctcctctatttatagtgttccTAATCACGTGGTCAACACGTGTTGACCGTACGGACGAGCTTGGTCATTGGGTCGTGATTGGGCCTGTGGCCCCATCTGATACTTACAGGATATCGTGGCCTTGAGATGCCTTTACGCCCAATCCAGATATAGGTCTTGGGCTTTGCCAAGACATGGGTCAAATAGGCCACCGAATGTATATCCGGGCAGATCAAACCAGGGCCCACTATAGGCTTCTAATCATGTGTTCAAATATTTCGGGCCAATGGTTTTTGGCCCATAAAGTTTGTCCCCACTCTCGGAGTCAAGTTTCTTGACTCTGAGAGTAGTCAGGTCAGAGGTCATTGGTTATTCGGGTTTGAACGTTAAGACTCGTGGGTCTAGTTGTTTGTTCGGACGAAGGTCCTTGGCCACTTGGGCTTGAACGTTAAGACTCCATgggtctagttgttcgttcgAACGAAGGTCCTTAGCCACTTAGCCTTGAACGTTCGGACGTTATACTTTTTCCACGTGGTCAAATTATATGGTGATATCTTTATATTAATTACAGCTGTCAACTTCTGATGTTTTGGCTTACTCAAGGCAGGCTTAGGGTTTGGGGGCATTTAATGCAATCCCTTATTCGCACGCTTCCTCAGAGCATTTATAGCGAAGGAATAGGGATGCCATCGTTTCATCTTCCGAAGTAATCATTACTAGGGTAATAAATGAGCTTCCTTTCTCGTGTTACTTCTTATAAATTATGAGGATGGTTTCTTCCCTCACTTCGCTTCCGCGCTCTAGGTTTTCTCCTTTGTTCTATTCGTTATTCCTCTTGCTCCGACGCCATTCTCCTCCACGTTCCAGGTGATTTCCTCGCTTAATCCTGTAGTTCTTCTGTCATTTTGTCAATTTCGTCACTATTCCTAGCATTACTTGGTCGCTTTTCAGATTTCTTTGGACAGTTCGTGTCTTTTCCATAGGTTCTGGGATTTTTCTTTCGTCATATTTAGGTTTTCAGTGGGTGGATCTGATTACCTCACCTTCACAATTGGAAGAGATTGCTAATCTTAAGGAGTCTAATTTGGATGAATTAAGGGAGAATAAAAGGTTTAGTTCGGTCTTTGAGGATTATGCCACTCGACACGTCATCGTGGACAATACTGTGACTCTAGCTAATGAAGGTAGGGAAGAAGATAGAGCTAGTCCAAGCCGACGGACTCCTTT
This genomic stretch from Tripterygium wilfordii isolate XIE 37 chromosome 22, ASM1340144v1, whole genome shotgun sequence harbors:
- the LOC119991505 gene encoding uncharacterized protein LOC119991505 → MEGHLYVDRLYATENDILVDMSKNSVKPQNILYTLKNRDPNNVSTLKTIYIALQKFKNAEKAVLLEILRAFPHVLLMDVTYKTNRFRMPLFEIMGVTSTKMTFCIAFVFSQSEKKDSYTWALNCLSRAAKFFPEAKKLLCRWHIKRVVVGNCKKLFRYKQSWDAFYSIWHTLLESENENAYVYNLYNHEIILQSYSTIMNYLKDFQELRGFVSIDALNLIWVEFERSKVLGEDIYSCGCKLRTSYGLPCAHKLAMYMNEGHPIPLACIDKFWKKLDLLSCVSLEDDDIDCNVKLQMFQEQFKHKSRPGKVSLLRKLREIINPSITTLLDPVVKTNTYGHTLTKKKVSTSTRANLSTFEFVWGHLNHSQESDIKADGNCGFQAIARLLGIGKDAWISVWQNLIDELRALWCNVILHLLSSEQCLTFLPLYDCAAAWATPYMEQLTTYIQCSSSIFPPETIVL